CCGCGCTCCGACGGCGGATATGCTCACATTCGTCGGCCTCGGCCTGTACGACGAACGCTCGGTCACGCTCGCCGGCCGCGACGCTATCCGCGGCGCCGACCGGGTCTTCGCGGAGTTCTACACCAGCCGGCTGGTCGGCACCGACTTGGAGACGCTCGAAGCGTTCCACGACACGACCGTCGAGGTCCGGGACCGCGCCGGCGTCGAACAGGACCCCGAGCCCGTGCTGTCGGCCGCCGAAGACTCGGCCGTCGTCTTCCTGACCGCCGGCGATACGATGGTCTCGACGACCCACACCGACCTCCGGCTCCGGGCCGAAGAGCGTGGCATCGAGACCAGAGTCGTCCACGGGACGACCGCGCAGACCGCCGCCGGGTCGCTGACGGGCCTGCAGAACTACCGCTTCGGGAAGGCGACGACGCTTCCATTCAATGACGCTCACGGCGGCGACGGCGTCCCCGACAGCGTCGTCGCCACCATCGAGGACAACCGCGCTCGCGACCTCCACACGCTGGTCTACCTCGACATCAAGGTCGACGACCCCCACTGGGACGACGGCGACGAGACGTACATGACCGCCGACCACGCGGCCGGCCTGCTCGCAGTCGAGTTCCCCGAGACGCTGGGCGTCGTCGTCGCTCAGGCCGGAAGCCCGGACCCCACTGTCGCCGCCGATAAGTTAGAGGAACTGGCCGAACAGTCCTTCGGTGACCCGCTTCACATGCTCGTGATTCCGGGCTCACTCCACCCCATCGAAGACGACGCGCTGACCGCACTCGCCGGCAAACCTTAGTCGTCGCTCGCAGCCGCCGCCTGCTCGCCCGCGTCTCCCGCCCTGTCGAACGCACCCGCCAGGTCGTACTCCGTGCCGGTCACGAGGAAGAGCAGGTCCTCGACGAGGACGGTAATCTCGGGCAACTCACGGACCAAGAGCCAGGTGATACCGACGAGGACGACCACCGACCCGACCTGTGCGAGGATGCGGTCGGCGATGTAGTACGACACCATCCGCGGGTCAGTGAGGCCGAACAGCGTCATCATCGGGTCGACGAACCACTGCATCTGCTGGAGACCGAAGGAGACGGCGATGAAGACGTTCCGGACCAGGTTGAGGACGTAGATGACCGCCGAGGTAACGACGAGCGCTTTGAGTTTCCGCCCCCAGGGCGCCTTGACTGCGAGGATGCCGCCGGCGAAGATGGCGATGCTCCCCAGCCCCGTACACGCGAGCAGGATGTTGTACGTGATTGGCCCCTCCTCGTGCTCGAACCAGAAGGTGCTCTCGTAAGGGTACTTCTTCGTCGCGATACGGATGCCGTCGTGGGTCAGGCCGTCGACGACCAGCGGGTCGACGCCGACCAGGCCCAGCAGGAACGCCGTCTGGTCGGTGACGAGTTCGACCAGCCACTGTCTGATAGGGTCGACGGTCACCGCCGGCACGTAGATGATGCCCATCAACCCGACGGCCCGAGTGAGGACGAACAGCGAGTCCCGGCCGTTCCACAGCAGGTAGGCCGTGTACGCCGACAGCGGTACCGCGGCGACGCTGCCGAGCCCCTCGACGAGGCTCTTCTGTGTGAACACGAAGTGTGGAATCAGGACGAGCCAGAACAGCGCGAACAGGCCCCAGCCGGCGACGGCGACGCGCCGCGCCCACGTTTCGTTCGAGTACGCGAGGACGCTGCTACCGATGAACGCCGCCAGCACCAGCCACATCAGCGGTTCGGAGAGGACCAGCGGGTCGAACGACAGTCCGCCCAGTTCGACCGTCGACTGCAGGACTGTCGCTGTCATGACTGTGAGATTGGGAAATCCGTCGTATATGCTTTGTCGTTACGCCTGCGTGTGTATCGAAACCGCACAGCCGACGGCGAGAGTCGGCGCTGTCGCTATCGGACGTAGCGCGAAAGAAAAGCGGAAGTTCAGGGACCGGAACTGCTCCGGTTAGTTGTTACGGCGGACTGCGAGGAGTGCCGCGGCGACCAGTGCGATGAGAGCGAGAACGGCCGTGAAGCCAGGCCCGCTGTCACCAGTGGTGGTCTCTTCCTCGGTCGGAGTGTCGGGCATTTCGGTTGCCGTCTCGGTCTCCGTCTCGGTCTCCGTCTCAGGAGCCTCGGTCTCCGTCTCAGTCTCCGTCTCTTCCTGGGCGACGGTCACGGACGCGCTGTCCGTCACAGCGGTACCGTTGTCCGTGTACGGACCATCGTTGTCCGGGAAGTCGTAGGTCTCGTCACCGTCAGTGTCCATGTGCGGCATGGCGACTGCGGTGAAGTCCCCGTCCTGCGGGGTGTCGAGCGTGACTTCGATGTCCGAGTGGCTGCCAGCCTCGAGGTAGTCGGAGGCACCGATGACGTCACCGGTGGCCGAGCCCTCGTGGATGGCGATGAAGCCGCCGTCGGACAGCTGCGCGCTGTCGACGACGACCGTCGTGCCGTCGGAGTCCTGGTCGGAGATGCTGACGGATGCCGTCGCGGCACCGAGGATCTGACCGTCGTATTCGTCACCGATTTCGGCGCTACCGACACGGGTCTGCGCCGTGAAGTTAGCACCGGGGCTGCGTTCGCTGAGGTCAGCCGTCGCGGTGAACGTCCCGTTCGGACCGACGATCGCGCTCGGCTGGAGCAGGAACGGACTGCTGCTCTCGCTGCTGCGGAGCCGGACAGTCACTTCGCTCCCGGGCGCGACGTTGGTCGTACCGGAGATGGTCTGGCCAGCAGCGGCGCGGACAGTGATATCCTCGTCGTCGTTCAGCGTCGCGTCGGCGTCGAGGAACTGGACGCTGTCAGTGGCGTTCACACTGCCGTCGTCTTCGTCATAGAGGTCACTGGGACCGGTAAGGCCAGCGTCGGCAGCGTCGCCGGAGTAGCCGTCGCCGTAGCCATTGTTGTAGACGGTGAAGTTCGCGATGTACTCGTCTTCATCCTCTGCACCAAGCTCACTTTCGAAGTCACTGCTGTCAACCGCGACGAAGTGCGTATCGTTGGCCTCGTCGTAGATGACCTTGTAGTTGGTGAGCTGGTCAATGTCCTGCTGAGGGGAATCCTGGTTGGCGCCGGGGTCAGCGTTCTCGAACGTGAGCGAGAACACACCGCTGTTATCGTCGTCGTCAACCTGTTCGGATGCAAGACCGTAGGCAGCCGTACTGATGTCACCGTTAGTGGTGAGCAGACCTTCGAGACCCGATGCCTGGACCTGGACGATCACGACGTCGTTGACGTCGTTGATTGCAACTTCGTCGGTCTGGGTGACGTTCCCATCCTTGACCAGTTCGTAGACGGGTGCGGCCTCGTCGTCGTCGAGATCCTCGATGTCACTGAAC
This DNA window, taken from Haloarcula ordinaria, encodes the following:
- the dph5 gene encoding diphthine synthase, whose product is MLTFVGLGLYDERSVTLAGRDAIRGADRVFAEFYTSRLVGTDLETLEAFHDTTVEVRDRAGVEQDPEPVLSAAEDSAVVFLTAGDTMVSTTHTDLRLRAEERGIETRVVHGTTAQTAAGSLTGLQNYRFGKATTLPFNDAHGGDGVPDSVVATIEDNRARDLHTLVYLDIKVDDPHWDDGDETYMTADHAAGLLAVEFPETLGVVVAQAGSPDPTVAADKLEELAEQSFGDPLHMLVIPGSLHPIEDDALTALAGKP
- the artA gene encoding archaeosortase A, which codes for MTATVLQSTVELGGLSFDPLVLSEPLMWLVLAAFIGSSVLAYSNETWARRVAVAGWGLFALFWLVLIPHFVFTQKSLVEGLGSVAAVPLSAYTAYLLWNGRDSLFVLTRAVGLMGIIYVPAVTVDPIRQWLVELVTDQTAFLLGLVGVDPLVVDGLTHDGIRIATKKYPYESTFWFEHEEGPITYNILLACTGLGSIAIFAGGILAVKAPWGRKLKALVVTSAVIYVLNLVRNVFIAVSFGLQQMQWFVDPMMTLFGLTDPRMVSYYIADRILAQVGSVVVLVGITWLLVRELPEITVLVEDLLFLVTGTEYDLAGAFDRAGDAGEQAAAASDD
- a CDS encoding DUF7282 domain-containing protein, with amino-acid sequence MTDTNEKLRSLFLAALMVFSVFAMTTGFAGSAAAVSNLDAGTFYSGQDVQFDVSNDGNNYQVRTVDDSGDTDQVGSLRRTIDPNDGDIDGTLEFTLDGRLTEGDFVIVNAQSGAVVDLTNGDERVLDSDEGLVASETFEVIPQDLTAEFDDPDVGTSGDSATVDYEIASDVRNGYAVNISAEGLDREELLDILNDDERNAELPENAEIVSSDNPEDIVDANGDNFFDDTEKVQIKQAEGDYVLDFEDITEGNYTFDVEVTDTDANASDTIEVVDTGDASASFQEGVVTENRGDVANITVELANTDEATIQIGDYEDDNYYITAEVEDDDDDGEVSVLFNSYKAGTTSASEVLSVAGDDKINSYEQGGSFTAEGDDTGSDILEATDYDMLVVEGTGVTLPDDDDLITEENELDTDSQIITDEDDVGTLSLEEASLEGVQLWTAPQEKFSDIEDLDDDEAAPVYELVKDGNVTQTDEVAINDVNDVVIVQVQASGLEGLLTTNGDISTAAYGLASEQVDDDDNSGVFSLTFENADPGANQDSPQQDIDQLTNYKVIYDEANDTHFVAVDSSDFESELGAEDEDEYIANFTVYNNGYGDGYSGDAADAGLTGPSDLYDEDDGSVNATDSVQFLDADATLNDDEDITVRAAAGQTISGTTNVAPGSEVTVRLRSSESSSPFLLQPSAIVGPNGTFTATADLSERSPGANFTAQTRVGSAEIGDEYDGQILGAATASVSISDQDSDGTTVVVDSAQLSDGGFIAIHEGSATGDVIGASDYLEAGSHSDIEVTLDTPQDGDFTAVAMPHMDTDGDETYDFPDNDGPYTDNGTAVTDSASVTVAQEETETETETEAPETETETETETATEMPDTPTEEETTTGDSGPGFTAVLALIALVAAALLAVRRNN